AGAAGAAGGCATAGATCCTGATCTCAGTAACacgggtgtaaatctggagtgtctCTACGGAAGGCACtggatttactccagatttacacccttACGCCGGGGTATTTGAGATCCGTATCTCCCCCACTGTTATCTTTGACATATTTGTCTAATTCAGTTTCATGGTCTAGTGCAACGCTAAGGTGCTCCTGAGTTTTAAGATAAATAGCCTCAGTTGAATTTATCCTGCTGTCCCAATCGCTGTAGCGGGGAGAGCCCATTTTTGGCCTTGGAAAAAATTGACAGAACCTGAGGCTTGGCTCGGATCTGAAATCACTCACCATGGGGACTTGGCCGAACTTCTTCTCGTAAACTGGGATCCTTTTACTTTTCAGCTTCTCCAGGACCTCCTGCAGCGCCTCGATCTGCAAACGCACAAACGTTCAGCCCACCGGGGCGCTGCCCTCCGCGGACACAGCGCCCGGAGCCCCAGCGCCGAGCACCGAGCGCCTTGAGGCAGGCGCCCCGCTCCGTTTCCCGGCAAGGCTGTCGAGACACAGAGCTGGAGTGTCCGCCTCCCGGGCTACCTGGAGCCCAGATCCCGCGCTGCGGCTGCATGAAATACCCCCGGCTGCTCGGTACCTAGCGAGGCGGTTCgggaccctcccccagccctcgcCTCCCCGGGAGCCGCGCACATGGCTCGGCTGAGCGCCCCTCTGGGCGGGCACCTACCAGCTCCTTCTCGTGGGACGTGTCCTCCATGGGCGGGTAAAGGTCCAGGGCGcgaggctgcagctccggctcCTCCTGGCCGCGGGCCCCGAgaagcagcactaaggtggcgcTCAGGAGCGCGAGAAGCCGGGCGCTCGCCATGGTGCTGACGCGCCGCGGAGCCGCCGGGACCTTCTTTATAGAGCGCGCGGGGGGGCGGGCGCGCGGG
The DNA window shown above is from Mauremys mutica isolate MM-2020 ecotype Southern chromosome 6, ASM2049712v1, whole genome shotgun sequence and carries:
- the CARTPT gene encoding cocaine- and amphetamine-regulated transcript protein — translated: MASARLLALLSATLVLLLGARGQEEPELQPRALDLYPPMEDTSHEKELIEALQEVLEKLKSKRIPVYEKKFGQVPMCDAGEQCAVRKGARIGKLCDCPRGTSCNSFLLKCL